In Cydia amplana chromosome 13, ilCydAmpl1.1, whole genome shotgun sequence, a single genomic region encodes these proteins:
- the LOC134653642 gene encoding uncharacterized protein LOC134653642 encodes MSRKSCCVSGCQKTNISNPECTFNPLPTEVSRQHEWLKAIGRFDLVLQAHLHPESFYVCSSHFEDEDLKCTSVVLPDALPSRHLPVTSFADTPQRSQTDKSSSDMGNITLDPTVQEHRKVLEIKGDEQTQIFGLQDELTRNMLVQLSKD; translated from the exons ATGAGTAGAAAATCCTGCTGCGTCTCCGGATGTCAGAAGACGAATATATCGAATCCGGAATGTACATTTAATCCACTCCCTACAGAGGTGTCTAG ACAACATGAGTGGCTAAAAGCTATTGGTAGATTCGACTTGGTACTTCAAGCTCACTTACACCCTGAAAGTTTCTACGTCTGTTCGTCACATTTCGAGGATGAAGACCTGAAATGTACCAGTGTTGTTTTACCCGACGCTTTACCTAGCCGGCACCTCCCTGTGACGTCATTTGCTGATACACCACAACGCTCGCAAACAGATAAATCTTCATCTGATATGGGAAACATCACTCTTGACCCAACTGTTCAAGAACATCGAAAGGTATTAGAAATTAAAGGTGATGAACAGACGCAAATTTTTGGATTGCAAGACGAGCTTACTAGAAACATGC TTGTTCAACTATCTAAGGACTAA